The proteins below come from a single Serratia fonticola genomic window:
- a CDS encoding AraC family transcriptional regulator, giving the protein MQGVPEQFPFEKDRAQFRHLPQLPGVELYQAHIDRYAFEPHAHDAFGIGTVEAGAERFRYRGAQHLAAPGALVLMNPDELHTGEAETAGGWNYRMIYLEPAALERISGEKGCWFHDVIHHDAAAAKRLSQTLAALWQTRDTLALDSLLLSVVDILRPHARIAQPQQNEAAHRMAIVKEYLRDNFSSPITLSDLATLVSLSPYHFQRKFKAQFHVTPHQMLMAIRLEKAKQMLGRGMPAAQVAVAVGLTDQAHLTKALVNRYGVTPARYQKQVMR; this is encoded by the coding sequence TTGCAAGGTGTGCCAGAACAGTTTCCGTTTGAGAAAGATCGCGCCCAGTTCCGGCATTTGCCGCAGTTGCCGGGCGTGGAGCTTTATCAGGCCCATATCGATCGCTATGCGTTTGAGCCGCACGCCCATGATGCGTTTGGTATCGGCACGGTGGAAGCCGGGGCGGAGCGCTTTCGCTACCGTGGGGCACAACATTTAGCCGCTCCGGGTGCCTTGGTGCTGATGAATCCGGACGAGTTGCATACCGGCGAAGCGGAAACGGCAGGCGGTTGGAACTATCGGATGATCTATCTGGAGCCTGCGGCGCTGGAGCGGATTTCCGGTGAGAAGGGCTGCTGGTTCCACGACGTGATCCACCATGATGCGGCGGCGGCCAAGCGGCTTTCGCAAACGCTGGCGGCGTTATGGCAAACACGGGACACGCTGGCGCTCGATAGCCTGCTGCTGTCCGTCGTTGATATTTTGCGCCCTCACGCGCGTATTGCTCAACCGCAGCAGAATGAAGCCGCCCATCGCATGGCGATAGTGAAGGAGTATCTGCGGGATAACTTTTCCTCCCCAATCACGTTGAGCGATCTGGCGACGCTGGTCTCGCTCAGCCCGTATCATTTCCAGCGTAAATTCAAGGCGCAATTCCATGTCACCCCACATCAGATGCTGATGGCGATCCGGCTCGAAAAAGCCAAGCAGATGCTCGGGCGGGGAATGCCTGCGGCCCAGGTGGCCGTAGCTGTGGGGTTAACCGATCAGGCACATCTCACCAAAGCACTGGTTAATCGTTACGGTGTCACGCCTGCGCGCTACCAAAAGCAGGTGATGCGTTAA
- a CDS encoding DMT family transporter, whose product MFVGVMFALIAGLMWGLIFIGPVLVPDYPAALQSTGRYLAFGLVVLPLAWLDRRRLRQLLAKDWLEALKLTAIGNLLYYLCLASAIQRTGAPVSTMIIGTLPVVISVAANLFYGHHDGRLSWRKLTPALLVIALGLVLVNIAELQGNSEPIDVWRYTSGLGLALLAVACWTWFPLRNARWLRDNPDKRSATWATAQGIVTLPLALVGYLLVCGQLALTQPQFALPFGPRPQVFIPLMIAIGVLCSWLGTLCWNEASQRLPTVLLGPLIVFEILAGLAYTFMLRHSWPPLLTLCGIACLMIGVIYAMRIKLEPMVMALEETR is encoded by the coding sequence ATGTTTGTCGGTGTAATGTTTGCCCTGATTGCCGGGTTGATGTGGGGCCTGATCTTTATTGGCCCGGTATTGGTGCCAGACTATCCAGCCGCGTTGCAGTCCACTGGGCGCTATCTGGCTTTTGGGCTTGTCGTGCTGCCGTTGGCCTGGCTGGATCGCCGCCGTTTACGTCAGTTGCTGGCAAAAGATTGGCTAGAGGCGTTAAAACTGACTGCGATCGGCAATCTACTGTATTACCTGTGCCTGGCCAGCGCGATCCAACGTACCGGAGCGCCGGTATCAACCATGATTATCGGCACGTTACCGGTGGTGATATCGGTCGCTGCCAATCTGTTTTATGGCCATCACGACGGCCGTCTCTCCTGGCGAAAATTGACTCCGGCCTTACTGGTGATTGCCCTCGGGCTGGTGCTGGTCAACATTGCGGAACTGCAGGGCAATAGCGAGCCTATTGATGTTTGGCGTTATACCAGCGGCTTGGGATTGGCACTGTTAGCGGTGGCGTGTTGGACCTGGTTCCCTCTGCGTAACGCGCGTTGGTTACGCGATAACCCGGACAAACGGTCCGCGACCTGGGCCACAGCACAGGGGATTGTGACCTTACCTTTGGCGTTGGTGGGCTATTTGCTGGTTTGCGGACAATTGGCGCTGACACAGCCGCAATTCGCGCTGCCGTTCGGCCCTCGGCCACAGGTGTTTATCCCGTTGATGATCGCTATTGGCGTTTTGTGTTCCTGGCTAGGTACGTTGTGTTGGAATGAGGCGAGCCAGCGTTTACCGACGGTGCTGCTAGGCCCGTTGATCGTGTTTGAGATCCTGGCTGGATTGGCCTATACCTTTATGCTGCGCCATAGCTGGCCACCACTGCTGACGCTATGCGGTATTGCCTGTTTGATGATTGGAGTGATTTACGCCATGCGTATTAAATTGGAACCGATGGTAATGGCGTTGGAAGAGACACGCTAA
- the fusA gene encoding elongation factor G produces MARTTPIERYRNIGISAHIDAGKTTTTERILFYTGVSHKLGEVHDGAATMDWMAQEQERGITITSAATTCFWNGMEHNYPQHRINIIDTPGHVDFTIEVERSMRVLDGAVMVYDSVGGVQPQSETVWRQANKYKVPRLAFVNKMDRTGADFFRVRNMMIERLKANPVPVVIPIGAEDHFAGVVDLIRMQAIFWDEATQGMTYRFEAIPAEMLEQAQEWRDKMIEAAAEGSEALMDKYLNQVELTNEEIVQGLRARTVAGEIQPMLCGSAFRNKGIQRMLDAVIELMPSPLDVPPMEGHDERDNIITRKADDNEKFSALAFKLMTDPFVGQLTFVRVYSGIVAKGDSVYNPVKGKKERIGRIVQMHANDRKEVDELHAGDIAACVGLKDVTTGDTLCDPNAIITLERMVFPEPVIAQAIEPKTKADQEKMGIALQRLTSEDPSLRVRTDEDSGQTIIYGMGELHLEIIVDRMRREFGVETNTGKPQVSYRETIRQKVTDVEGKFVRQSGGKGQYGHVVLTVEPNEPGKGFEFFDEIKGGVIPGEYIPAVKKGILEALNNGVLAGYQMVDVKVHLTFGSYHDVDSSEQAFRMAAIFGFKEACRLASPVILEPIMAVEVETPEDYAGNVMGDLSSRRGMVQGMEDIPGGGGKEIHAKVPLSEMFGYSTTLRSMSQGRATYTMEFSHYAEAPRNVAEEIIHHSKR; encoded by the coding sequence ATGGCACGCACTACCCCCATCGAACGCTACCGCAATATCGGCATCTCGGCGCACATTGATGCCGGCAAAACCACGACGACCGAGCGGATTCTGTTTTACACCGGGGTCAGTCACAAGCTGGGCGAAGTCCACGACGGCGCCGCTACCATGGACTGGATGGCGCAGGAACAGGAGCGCGGGATCACCATTACTTCCGCCGCCACCACCTGCTTCTGGAACGGCATGGAGCATAATTATCCTCAGCACCGGATCAATATCATCGATACCCCCGGGCACGTCGATTTCACCATTGAGGTGGAACGTTCGATGCGCGTGCTGGACGGTGCCGTGATGGTGTACGACTCGGTCGGCGGCGTGCAACCGCAATCTGAAACCGTGTGGCGTCAGGCTAATAAGTACAAGGTGCCGCGGCTGGCCTTCGTCAACAAAATGGACCGCACTGGCGCGGACTTTTTCCGCGTGCGCAATATGATGATCGAGCGTCTGAAAGCCAATCCGGTGCCGGTGGTGATCCCCATCGGTGCTGAAGACCATTTTGCTGGCGTAGTGGATTTGATCCGCATGCAGGCCATCTTCTGGGATGAGGCGACTCAGGGTATGACCTACCGCTTTGAGGCGATCCCCGCAGAAATGCTCGAGCAGGCCCAAGAGTGGCGTGACAAGATGATTGAAGCTGCGGCGGAAGGCTCCGAAGCGCTAATGGACAAATACCTCAATCAGGTCGAATTAACCAATGAGGAGATCGTTCAGGGATTGCGCGCCCGCACCGTTGCCGGTGAGATCCAGCCAATGCTGTGCGGTTCGGCATTCCGCAACAAGGGTATCCAGCGCATGCTGGACGCAGTGATCGAACTTATGCCCTCTCCGCTGGATGTACCGCCGATGGAAGGCCATGACGAACGCGATAACATTATCACCCGTAAGGCCGATGATAATGAAAAATTCTCGGCGCTGGCATTCAAGCTGATGACCGACCCGTTCGTTGGCCAGTTGACCTTCGTGCGCGTCTATTCCGGCATCGTGGCCAAAGGCGATAGCGTCTATAACCCGGTAAAAGGCAAAAAAGAGCGTATTGGCCGTATCGTGCAGATGCACGCCAACGACCGTAAAGAAGTCGATGAGCTGCACGCCGGGGATATTGCCGCCTGCGTGGGCCTGAAAGATGTGACCACCGGCGATACGCTATGCGATCCCAATGCCATTATCACGTTGGAACGCATGGTGTTTCCGGAGCCGGTTATCGCACAGGCCATCGAGCCAAAGACCAAGGCCGACCAGGAGAAAATGGGGATTGCGCTACAACGCCTGACTTCGGAAGATCCTTCACTGCGCGTACGCACCGATGAAGACTCCGGCCAGACCATTATCTATGGCATGGGTGAATTGCACCTGGAGATCATAGTCGACCGGATGCGGCGCGAGTTTGGCGTTGAAACCAACACCGGCAAACCGCAGGTCTCTTACCGCGAAACCATCCGCCAGAAAGTGACCGACGTAGAAGGCAAATTTGTGCGTCAGTCCGGCGGTAAAGGCCAATATGGCCACGTGGTGTTGACGGTGGAACCCAATGAACCTGGTAAAGGCTTTGAGTTCTTTGATGAGATCAAAGGCGGCGTGATCCCCGGTGAATATATTCCGGCGGTGAAAAAAGGCATTCTGGAGGCGCTGAATAATGGCGTGCTGGCGGGTTATCAGATGGTCGATGTCAAAGTGCATCTGACCTTCGGTTCCTACCACGATGTGGATTCCTCCGAGCAGGCATTCCGTATGGCGGCGATCTTTGGGTTTAAGGAGGCCTGTCGCCTGGCCAGCCCGGTTATCCTCGAGCCGATCATGGCGGTAGAGGTGGAAACTCCGGAGGATTACGCGGGTAACGTGATGGGCGATCTGTCGTCACGGCGCGGTATGGTGCAAGGGATGGAGGATATCCCCGGTGGCGGAGGCAAAGAGATCCATGCCAAAGTGCCGCTGTCTGAGATGTTTGGTTATTCCACCACCCTGCGCTCCATGTCGCAAGGCCGTGCCACCTACACCATGGAGTTCAGCCACTACGCAGAGGCTCCACGCAATGTGGCCGAAGAGATTATCCACCACAGTAAACGTTAA
- a CDS encoding Ail/Lom family outer membrane beta-barrel protein has product MQKTYLSVLLAGAMALSFGVQAAGESTISLGYAQSHVKVDGNSLNENPKGFNLKYRYEMDNNLGFITSFTYTTQSYDYYYGSNKVGDGDLKYYSLTAGPAYRFNDYISAYGLIGFGHGKATSNVSMLGYSANTDESKTSVAYGAGLQFNVTPNIALDAHYEYSKLGDFKVGTWTVGAGYRF; this is encoded by the coding sequence ATGCAAAAAACATATTTATCAGTACTTCTGGCTGGCGCAATGGCGTTGTCTTTCGGCGTTCAGGCTGCGGGTGAAAGCACCATTTCTTTAGGTTACGCTCAGAGCCACGTGAAGGTTGATGGCAACAGCCTGAATGAGAATCCTAAGGGTTTCAACCTCAAGTATCGCTATGAAATGGATAACAATTTAGGCTTTATCACTTCATTCACCTACACCACACAGTCGTATGATTATTATTATGGCAGTAACAAAGTGGGCGATGGTGATTTAAAATATTACTCACTGACTGCTGGCCCAGCCTATCGCTTTAATGACTATATCAGCGCCTACGGTTTAATCGGTTTTGGCCACGGCAAGGCGACATCCAATGTCTCTATGCTGGGGTACTCTGCTAACACAGACGAAAGCAAGACCAGCGTCGCTTACGGTGCTGGCTTACAGTTTAACGTTACCCCTAATATTGCTCTTGATGCTCATTACGAGTATTCAAAGCTGGGTGACTTTAAAGTCGGTACCTGGACCGTTGGTGCTGGCTATCGTTTCTGA
- a CDS encoding alpha/beta hydrolase: protein MTAFRVLFLLAVAVQLPAYAKPSGTAPGTIQWQPCNSTAFQHWFSDGPPPAGLQCGYVEAPLSNQNAAQTVRLALTRLPAVGPKKGSVVIIADGPGSPGINPKIAEQGPAWRLQKSYDIIGYDPRGVGQSTPKISCQQTASEETPSPDENDLPGAEQQARDMVAACIKQTGTDVVQHMGTHEAVNDLDILRRALGEPALTAVAYSYGTKVAELYAERFPKKIRALVLDGVVNLKEDDFNQRINQERGFQQSFLRFADDCEKNGSCPLTSEPNWAIQRYHRMLHKLHDAPFVTPSGYEISADDVITLTRNLLPWRERWPELATALRKIDEGKADDAVTDLIDESYTPDADDARTVITCADMAKPDADQQLLRRQRQQINTAASFPNYLPLHEYPLETCDFWPYPGHVEPHAPVLSTALPSLLFITQRYDPVTPYRNAREMASSFKSPLITREGDGHTLALTGVDSCVDDAVVDYLLSPKKQRRDKSCH from the coding sequence ATGACTGCGTTTCGTGTTCTGTTTTTGCTGGCCGTTGCGGTCCAACTGCCAGCCTATGCCAAACCATCTGGCACCGCACCAGGTACCATTCAATGGCAACCCTGTAACAGCACCGCCTTTCAGCACTGGTTCAGCGATGGGCCGCCTCCGGCCGGGTTACAATGTGGCTATGTCGAAGCGCCACTGAGTAACCAGAATGCAGCACAAACCGTTCGGCTGGCTCTCACGCGGTTACCTGCGGTAGGCCCAAAAAAAGGCAGTGTGGTGATCATCGCGGATGGGCCTGGCTCGCCAGGGATCAATCCAAAAATTGCCGAGCAGGGGCCCGCCTGGCGGTTGCAAAAATCTTACGACATCATTGGCTATGATCCGCGTGGTGTGGGGCAATCGACACCCAAGATCTCCTGTCAACAGACAGCCAGTGAGGAAACACCGTCACCCGATGAAAACGATCTTCCTGGTGCAGAGCAACAGGCACGGGATATGGTGGCGGCCTGCATCAAGCAGACCGGAACCGACGTGGTGCAACATATGGGCACGCACGAAGCCGTTAACGATCTTGATATCCTTCGCCGGGCGTTGGGTGAACCCGCGTTGACCGCCGTGGCGTATTCTTACGGTACCAAGGTCGCGGAGTTGTATGCCGAGCGTTTCCCTAAGAAAATCCGCGCGTTAGTGCTCGATGGCGTAGTGAACCTGAAAGAAGATGATTTTAACCAACGCATCAATCAGGAGCGGGGTTTTCAGCAAAGCTTCCTGCGTTTTGCCGATGATTGCGAGAAAAACGGCTCATGCCCTTTAACCAGCGAACCTAACTGGGCGATCCAGCGGTACCACAGGATGCTGCACAAATTGCACGATGCTCCTTTCGTTACTCCTTCGGGTTATGAAATCTCTGCCGATGACGTGATCACCCTTACGCGTAACCTGTTGCCCTGGCGGGAACGTTGGCCCGAGCTGGCCACGGCCTTGCGTAAAATTGATGAGGGCAAAGCCGATGATGCAGTGACCGACCTTATCGACGAAAGCTATACCCCAGACGCTGATGATGCGCGAACGGTGATCACCTGTGCAGATATGGCGAAGCCTGATGCCGACCAGCAGCTGTTACGTCGGCAGCGCCAACAAATCAATACCGCAGCCTCATTTCCCAATTACTTACCGTTGCATGAGTATCCACTCGAGACCTGTGATTTCTGGCCATACCCTGGCCATGTGGAACCGCATGCTCCAGTGCTTTCTACCGCTCTCCCGTCGTTGTTGTTCATTACCCAGCGCTATGACCCGGTTACGCCATATCGTAACGCCCGTGAAATGGCTTCGAGTTTTAAAAGCCCGCTGATTACTCGCGAAGGGGATGGCCATACGCTGGCGTTGACCGGCGTAGACAGCTGTGTGGATGATGCAGTAGTCGATTATCTGTTGAGTCCAAAAAAGCAACGACGGGATAAAAGCTGCCATTGA
- a CDS encoding GNAT family N-acetyltransferase, whose protein sequence is MLVRLAIETDATSLIAIDTVALHEPKRAAQIRTWCAQAVCYIAEEQGVVMGYGVLNYHFFGCGFIEMLMVGEHCRRRGIGLALIAALKSRCRHPKLFTSTNRSNLPMQRLLLNAGFIASGQVDNLDDGDPEQVFFIPVGSEKTDIVL, encoded by the coding sequence ATGCTTGTTCGCCTGGCCATTGAAACCGATGCCACATCGCTGATTGCTATAGACACCGTTGCCTTGCACGAACCGAAACGCGCGGCGCAAATCCGCACCTGGTGTGCCCAGGCTGTCTGTTATATTGCCGAGGAGCAAGGTGTGGTGATGGGATATGGCGTGCTGAACTACCATTTCTTCGGCTGTGGTTTTATTGAAATGCTGATGGTGGGGGAACACTGCCGCCGTCGGGGCATCGGTCTGGCGTTGATTGCAGCGTTGAAGTCCCGCTGCCGGCACCCAAAGCTATTCACATCCACCAATCGTTCCAACCTGCCAATGCAGCGTCTGCTGTTGAACGCCGGATTCATCGCCAGCGGTCAGGTCGACAATCTCGATGACGGTGACCCGGAACAGGTGTTTTTTATCCCAGTTGGGAGCGAAAAAACAGACATAGTCCTTTAG
- a CDS encoding ABC-F family ATP-binding cassette domain-containing protein, translating to MTTLLSAQSVGIDTAFGPLLAEVSFSLKKGDRIGLIGHNGCGKSTLLKILSGDLPASAGTVTPSHQCLMARVEQHLPEALYHCTLLEAVLTGLADGQHQPERWQGEVLLAELGFDRAAWDLTAGTLSGGQHTRLLLARALIRQPDLLLLDEPSNHLDLPTLLWLEQFLNGWNGSFVLVSHDGRLLDSVTNCTWILRDKTLQYFRLPCSQARIALQEQDLVDEHRHQAEQKEIDRVEKSAKRLAVWGQVYDNEDLSRKAKQMEKQVVRLKDQQTTLSAGNQWRLRLSGEALPADRLLALEQLAIRPAPTAPVLFSLDHLQVKSGDRIALVGRNGCGKSSLLHFLWQQYQQASCQGAVFHPRVRIGYYDQNLQQLYDEDSLSDALSHFAPLTEDQRKMALIGAGFPYLRHQQKVSTLSGGERSRLLFVALTLANYSLLLLDEPTNHLDMEGKEELAATLQQFAGAVLLVTHDRTLMEQSCNRYWLIDDRQLSEWHDLLPIYTTLSGGGNAELVISPERAPLAEPAISTNEDHLLATLVALEHKLEEDITRKPKHQKPQLQQQWRREIAEINGKLGLI from the coding sequence ATGACAACATTACTTTCTGCACAATCTGTTGGTATTGATACCGCTTTCGGCCCGCTGCTGGCTGAGGTTTCCTTTAGCCTGAAAAAGGGCGACCGCATCGGTTTAATTGGCCATAACGGCTGTGGCAAAAGCACCCTGCTTAAAATTCTCAGCGGCGATCTGCCTGCCAGCGCAGGCACCGTCACCCCATCACACCAATGCCTGATGGCTCGAGTGGAACAACACCTGCCCGAAGCCTTGTATCACTGTACCCTGTTGGAAGCAGTGCTCACAGGCCTGGCAGATGGCCAACACCAGCCTGAACGTTGGCAAGGTGAAGTGTTACTCGCCGAACTGGGATTCGACCGAGCGGCATGGGATCTGACGGCCGGCACCCTGAGCGGCGGCCAACATACCCGGTTGTTGTTAGCCCGGGCGCTGATCCGCCAACCTGACTTGCTGCTGCTGGATGAACCCAGCAACCATCTGGATCTGCCGACGCTGCTGTGGCTGGAGCAATTCCTCAATGGCTGGAACGGTAGCTTCGTGCTGGTTTCCCACGATGGCCGGTTACTGGACAGCGTAACCAACTGTACCTGGATCCTACGTGATAAAACGCTGCAGTATTTCCGTTTACCCTGTTCGCAGGCGCGCATCGCACTCCAAGAGCAAGACTTGGTCGATGAGCACCGCCATCAGGCTGAACAAAAGGAAATTGACCGCGTAGAGAAAAGTGCCAAACGCCTGGCTGTTTGGGGCCAGGTATATGACAACGAAGACCTCTCGCGTAAAGCCAAGCAGATGGAGAAACAGGTGGTTCGATTAAAGGACCAGCAAACCACCTTGAGCGCTGGCAACCAGTGGCGGCTCCGGCTCAGTGGTGAAGCGCTGCCTGCCGATCGACTGCTGGCGTTGGAGCAATTAGCCATTCGCCCTGCTCCTACGGCGCCGGTGCTGTTCAGTCTGGATCATCTCCAGGTAAAAAGTGGCGATCGCATCGCGCTAGTAGGCCGTAACGGCTGTGGCAAGTCTTCATTGCTGCACTTCCTTTGGCAGCAATACCAGCAAGCAAGCTGCCAAGGAGCGGTTTTTCACCCTCGCGTACGTATTGGTTATTACGACCAAAATCTGCAACAGCTCTACGATGAGGACTCGTTAAGCGATGCCCTGAGCCATTTCGCGCCCCTGACCGAAGACCAACGGAAAATGGCGTTGATCGGTGCCGGTTTCCCCTACCTGCGCCATCAACAAAAAGTATCTACGCTGAGTGGCGGCGAACGTTCGCGGTTACTGTTTGTTGCGCTTACTCTGGCCAACTACTCACTGTTGCTGCTAGACGAACCGACCAACCATCTGGATATGGAAGGCAAAGAAGAGCTGGCCGCAACGTTGCAACAGTTTGCGGGAGCCGTGCTGCTGGTCACCCACGATCGGACGCTGATGGAGCAAAGCTGTAATCGCTACTGGTTGATAGACGATCGCCAACTGAGCGAATGGCACGATCTTTTACCCATCTATACCACCCTGAGTGGTGGCGGTAATGCTGAGCTGGTGATATCCCCTGAACGAGCTCCGCTCGCTGAACCTGCGATATCAACCAATGAAGATCACCTGCTGGCGACACTGGTTGCTCTGGAGCACAAGCTTGAGGAGGATATAACGCGTAAACCCAAGCATCAAAAGCCGCAGTTGCAGCAGCAATGGCGGCGCGAGATCGCGGAGATTAATGGCAAACTTGGGTTGATTTAA
- a CDS encoding DUF3772 domain-containing protein: MIKSLQIFLFTFLLFGLPLAPLANAAQQSAAAVELSPQEIAASLKNYQKQLDTIKQQVSKASSDGQLNKLFEATQVLATDAEKLTTDLQPMQVKLQAQLDVLGPQPEPGVMTETASVVQQRNTLNNAKKQLDDALKRSQAIRTGALDLGQQITDLRRVAFKSQLALNSGSILSSQFWLPESSSQVEDLARLNDFKQQLEQTLDASWQEEWRYGTIALLILAAACWSLGRYFVEQFFAWVCIRYLPDGRLRRSFMALMTVLITLFATTLALNLLISAFTRVQPLTSQVQDFADGFMQLGIFCALIAGLGRAYLSLSRPSWRLAQMDDAIASGMRFLSPLLAGLAMAFGTVELVNNVIGASLGSTVLGNGLATALMALILFAVPVRARRIRFKLEQQGMHLEKRSVIAGIIHIVIVVSATVILLSLLIGYVAFARFLTYQLIWGALVLMAFYFLVIFATDFCTAIFSPQTASGRALKKSLHFKDRHLEQLTVIFTALSKCSLILLMIVALINGSFGTTTPNSLLQKIVAILSGEGLKRLNIVPSNLLNAVVCLAIGIYVLRVTQRWLSHELLPKTISDIGIRASLVTLFSNVGYVLLILITLATLGIQWNNLAWIVSALSVGIGFGLQEIVKNFISGLILLTERPVKVGDMIGIGGVEGDVRRINVRATEIQLSDRSTMIVPNSQLISQNVRNATMGNAQGVVTVALTFPTDIDPEQVRNVLLSAYHEHESILETPAPYVRFSQLGPDGIILSVTGYVASPRMVGSTKSDLLFNILKLLRAHNVNLSSPQEVVFMKHREKSLVDEEEHSS, translated from the coding sequence ATGATCAAGTCATTACAGATTTTCCTGTTCACCTTTTTGTTGTTCGGCTTACCACTGGCCCCGTTAGCCAATGCAGCGCAGCAGAGTGCTGCTGCGGTTGAACTCAGCCCGCAGGAAATCGCGGCTTCACTGAAAAATTATCAAAAACAGCTGGATACGATTAAACAGCAGGTCTCAAAGGCGAGCTCTGATGGTCAGTTGAACAAGCTGTTTGAAGCCACGCAGGTCTTAGCCACGGACGCAGAAAAGCTGACCACCGACCTGCAACCCATGCAGGTGAAGTTGCAGGCACAGTTAGACGTGCTTGGCCCGCAGCCCGAACCTGGGGTAATGACCGAAACCGCCAGTGTGGTGCAGCAACGCAATACGCTCAATAATGCCAAAAAACAGTTGGACGATGCCTTAAAACGTTCGCAAGCCATCAGAACGGGGGCGCTCGACTTAGGGCAACAAATTACCGATCTGCGCCGCGTGGCCTTCAAATCCCAACTGGCGTTGAATAGCGGCAGTATTCTTAGTTCGCAATTCTGGTTACCAGAGTCGTCTTCACAGGTTGAGGATTTGGCTCGTCTTAATGACTTTAAGCAGCAGTTGGAGCAAACCCTGGATGCCAGTTGGCAGGAGGAATGGCGCTACGGGACGATAGCTTTACTGATCCTGGCTGCGGCTTGCTGGTCTCTAGGGCGCTATTTCGTGGAACAGTTTTTTGCCTGGGTGTGTATCCGCTATTTACCCGATGGCCGCTTGCGCCGCAGTTTTATGGCATTAATGACGGTGCTGATCACGCTGTTTGCCACCACACTGGCGCTAAATCTGCTTATTTCTGCGTTTACTCGTGTTCAGCCGCTGACGTCCCAGGTTCAGGATTTCGCCGATGGATTTATGCAGTTGGGGATTTTCTGCGCGCTGATCGCGGGATTAGGCAGGGCTTACCTGTCGCTGAGCCGTCCATCATGGCGTCTGGCGCAGATGGATGATGCCATTGCGAGCGGTATGCGTTTCCTGTCGCCGTTATTGGCCGGATTAGCTATGGCTTTTGGCACCGTGGAACTGGTTAATAACGTGATTGGTGCCAGTCTTGGCAGCACGGTGCTAGGTAATGGCTTGGCTACCGCACTGATGGCATTAATCTTGTTCGCAGTCCCGGTTCGGGCACGCCGCATCCGCTTTAAGCTAGAGCAGCAGGGGATGCATCTGGAAAAACGCTCGGTAATTGCCGGGATAATCCACATCGTTATTGTGGTATCGGCAACCGTGATCCTGTTATCACTGTTGATTGGCTATGTGGCTTTCGCTCGCTTCCTGACCTATCAGTTGATTTGGGGGGCACTGGTATTGATGGCGTTCTATTTCCTGGTGATCTTTGCTACCGATTTCTGTACGGCCATCTTCTCCCCCCAAACTGCCAGCGGGCGGGCGCTGAAAAAATCGCTCCACTTTAAAGATCGCCATCTTGAGCAACTGACCGTCATCTTCACGGCATTGTCCAAATGTTCTTTGATATTGTTGATGATTGTTGCCCTGATTAATGGCTCCTTTGGCACCACCACGCCCAACTCCTTACTGCAAAAAATAGTTGCCATCCTGAGCGGCGAAGGCCTGAAACGGCTGAATATCGTCCCAAGCAACCTGCTCAATGCGGTGGTTTGCCTGGCGATCGGTATCTATGTGCTGCGGGTCACGCAACGTTGGCTAAGCCATGAGCTGCTGCCAAAAACCATCAGTGATATCGGTATCCGCGCCTCGCTGGTTACCTTGTTCAGCAACGTCGGTTATGTACTGCTGATCCTGATCACGCTGGCGACGTTGGGTATCCAATGGAATAACCTGGCCTGGATCGTGAGTGCGCTATCGGTAGGTATCGGTTTTGGCCTGCAGGAAATCGTGAAGAACTTTATCTCTGGCCTGATCCTGTTAACGGAGCGCCCGGTTAAAGTCGGAGATATGATCGGTATCGGCGGGGTTGAAGGGGATGTACGGCGCATCAATGTACGCGCCACCGAGATCCAGCTGAGCGATCGCTCGACCATGATTGTGCCTAACTCTCAGCTAATCTCGCAGAACGTGCGTAACGCCACCATGGGGAATGCCCAAGGGGTGGTCACCGTCGCGCTGACTTTCCCTACCGATATCGACCCAGAGCAGGTACGCAACGTGTTGTTGAGTGCCTACCATGAACACGAATCCATTCTGGAAACGCCAGCCCCATACGTTCGCTTCAGCCAGCTCGGGCCAGACGGGATTATCCTCAGCGTGACCGGTTACGTTGCCAGCCCACGCATGGTCGGCTCCACCAAGAGCGATCTGCTGTTCAATATTTTGAAGCTCCTGCGCGCCCATAATGTCAACCTGTCCAGCCCGCAAGAGGTGGTGTTTATGAAACATCGGGAAAAAAGTCTGGTTGATGAAGAGGAACATTCATCATGA